Proteins encoded within one genomic window of Oryza glaberrima chromosome 12, OglaRS2, whole genome shotgun sequence:
- the LOC127758101 gene encoding uncharacterized protein LOC127758101 isoform X1 has translation MASKAIKRKPYTADIDRSEKQMETIIPDSVREPLLGNRTHESKSERHEPNMQPNLWDGKGQERLGWMHIISTFIAQSVRKIGNALSQFGPLLAKFFSRSCASHGSHDEQTVLLDLSPLQEERLRFLRQRLNVPFDSSSVKHQDALKELWRLAYPSRQLPPLKSDLWKEMGWQNSDPATDFRAGGFMSLENLIYFARNYPDSFHSLLHKAAGKRSEWEYPFAVAGVNISYMLVQMLDLQSGKMGTKVSSQFVQLLREDEMAFDNLFCMAFQMLDAQWLTRQASYMEFNEVLKSMRIQLEQELTIGSISCVQEMPSFRLLKR, from the exons atggCTTCAAAAGCCATTAAAAGGAAGCCTTACACTGCTGATATTGATAGAAGCGAAAAACAGATGGAGACGATCATACCAGATTCTGTAAGAGAACCTCTTCTAGGAAACAGAACTCATGAAAGCAAATCCGAG agacaTGAGCCTAATATGCAGCCAAATTTATGGGATGGAAAAGGACAAGAGCGCCTTGGTTGGATGCATATTATATCGACTTTTATTGCTCAATCTGTAAGAAAGATAG gaAATGCGCTCTCTCAGTTTGGACCATTGCTAGCAAAGTTCTTTAGTAGGTCTTGTGCTTCCCATGGTTCACATGATGAACAGACAGTTCTACTTGATCTCAGTCCACTACAG GAAGAGAGACTGAGGTTCTTGAGACAAAGATTAAATGTGCCATTTGACAGTTCCTCTGTCAAGCATCAG GATGCTCTGAAAGAACTTTGGAGATTAGCTTATCCCAGCCGACAACTTCCTCCTCTGAAATCAGATCTATGGAAGGAGATGGGCTGGCAGAATTCTGATCCAGCAACTGATTTTAG AGCAGGGGGGTTCATGTCCTTggaaaatttaatatattttgctaGAAATTACCCA GATTCCTTTCACAGTTTATTACACAAGGCGGCTGGTAAGAGATCTGAATGGGAATATCCCTTTGCAGTAGCTGGCGTGAACATATCTTATATGTTAGTGCAAATGTTGGATCTGCAATCAG GAAAAATGGGCACAAAAGTCAGTTCTCAATTTGTTCAACTACTTAGAGAAGACGAGATGGCTTTTGATAACCTTTTCTGTATGGCCTTTCAGATGCTTGACGCTCAGTGGCTCACAAGACAAGCTAGTTATATGGAATTCAAT GAGGTTCTAAAGTCCATGCGTATTCAGTTAGAACAAGAACTTACTATCGGAAGCATTTCTTGTGTTCAGGAGATGCCATCATTTAGGTTGCTAAAAAGGTAG
- the LOC127758099 gene encoding AP2-like ethylene-responsive transcription factor At1g79700 — MAKRSSPDPASSSPSASSSPSSPSSSSSEDSSSPMSMPCKRRARPRTEKSTGKAKRPKKESKEVADPSSNGGGGGKRSSIYRGVTRHRWTGRFEAHLWDKNCSTSLQNKKKGRQVYLGAYDSEEAAARAYDLAALKYWGPETVLNFPLEEYEKERSEMEGVSREEYLASLRRRSSGFSRGVSKYRGVARHHHNGRWEARIGRVLGNKYLYLGTFDTQEEAAKAYDLAAIEYRGANAVTNFDISCYLDQPQLLAQLQQEPQLLAQLQQEPQVVPALHEEPQDDDRSENAVQELSSSEANTSSDNNEPLAADDSAECTNEPLPIVDGIEESLWSPCLDYELDTMPGAYFSNSMNFSEWFNDEAFEGGMEYLFEGCSSITEGGNSMDNSGVAEYNLFEECNMLEKDISDFLDKDISDFLDKDISISDRERISPQANNISCPQKMISVCN, encoded by the exons ATGGCGAAGAGATCGTCTCCTGATCCTGCATCATCTTCTCCATCTGCAtcatcctcgccgtcgtctccttcctcctcttcctccgagGATTCCTCTTCGCCCATGTCGATGCCCTGCAAGAGGAGGGCGAGGCCGAGGACGGAGAAGAGCACCGGCAAGGCCAAGAGGCCCAAGAAGGAGAGCAAGGAGGTGGCTGATCCTTCttccaatggcggcggcggcggcaagaggaGTTCTATCTACAGGGGAGTCACCAG GCATCGGTGGACTGGCAGATTTGAGGCCCATCTGTGGGACAAGAATTGCTCCACTTCACTTCAGAACAAGAAGAAAGGGAGGCAAG TCTATTTGG GGGCTTATGATAGTGAGGAAGCAGCTGCTCGTGCATATGACCTTGCAGCTCTTAAGTACTGGGGTCCTGAGACAGTGCTCAATTTCCCA CTGGAGGAATATGAGAAGGAGAGGTCGGAGATGGAGGGTGTGTCGAGGGAGGAGTACCtggcctccctccgccgccggagcagcggTTTCTCCAGGGGTGTCTCCAAGTACAGAGGCGTTGCCAG GCATCACCACAATGGGCGGTGGGAGGCACGGATAGGGCGGGTCCTGGGGAACAAGTACCTCTACCTGGGTACTTTCG ATACTCAAGAGGAGGCAGCCAAGGCCTATGATCTTGCTGCAATCGAATACCGAGGTGCCAATGCGGTAACCAACTTCGACATCAGCTGCTACCTGGACCAGCCACAGTTACTGGCACAGCTGCAACAGGAACCACAGTTATTGGCACAACTGCAACAAGAGCCACAGGTGGTGCCAGCATTACATGAAGAGCCTCAAGATGATGACCGAAGTGAGAATGCAGTCCAAGAGCTCAGTTCCAGTGAAGCAAATACATCAAGTGACAACAATGAGCCACTTGCAGCCGATGACAGCGCCGAATGCACGAATGAACCCCTTCCAATTGTTGATGGCATTGAAGAAAGCCTCTGGAGCCCTTGCTTGGATTATGAATTGGATACAATGCCTGGGGCTTACTTCAGCAACTCGATGAATTTCAGTGAATGGTTCAATGATGAGGCATTCGAAGGCGGCATGGAGTACCTATTTGAAGGGTGCTCCAGTATAACTGAAGGCGGCAACAGCATGGATAACTCAGGTGTGGCAGAATACAATTTGTTTGAGGAATGCAATATGTTGGAGAAGGACATTTCAGATTTTTTAGACAAGGACATTTCAGACTTTTTAGACAAGGACATTTCAATTTCAGATAGGGAGCGAATATCTCCTCAAGCAAACAATATCTCCTGCCCTCAAAAAATGATCAGTGTGTGCAACTGA
- the LOC127758100 gene encoding GDSL esterase/lipase At1g71250-like — protein sequence MALLPLLLLLLLRIVASAPASLPATALFVLGDSTASCAATTLPINLSLTSSSGNCLFPSAHRLLPDLLAAKMGLPPPPLISTLNGTAAEVARGVNFAGEDGGRGAIFRLGAVGQQLRLATETLQLLRLEAPTPQDADAAAARAVFILSFGTDAYARVLSRGSEADASAPKHGRRGLARLLADRVARAVEELYEAGARRTAVMGVAPLGCAPRVMWEGLHVVDGRSCVEEANELVQGYNARVAARLAALRPRLPGADIVFCDIYKGIMDIITHPARFGFDETRKACCGLGPFGGTVGCLTKEMVCPTPQRHVWWDLYSPTEVVTSLLANWSWSTPSHSNTTICRPITLEMLTGHMSPMSPSKS from the exons ATGGCGCTCCTCcccctgctgcttctgctgctgctccgcatCGTCGCCTCCGCCCCGGCCTCGctgccggccaccgccctcTTCGTCCTCGGCGACTCCACCGccagctgcgccgccaccacacTCCCCATCAACCtctccctcacctcctcctccggcaacTGTCTCTTCCCCTccgcccaccgcctcctccccgatCTCCTCG CCGCCAAGATgggcctcccgccgccgcccctcatcTCGACGCTCaacggcacggcggcggaggtggccagGGGCGTCAACTTcgccggcgaggatggcgggCGCGGCGCGATCTTCCGCTTGGGCGCCGTGGGGCAGCAGCTGCGGCTGGCCACCGAGACGCTGCAGCTGCTGCGGCTGGAGGCCCCGACGCCGCAggacgcggacgcggcggcggcgcgcgcggtgtTCATCCTGTCCTTCGGCACCGACGCGTACGCGCGCGTGCTCTCCCGCGGGTCGGAGGCCGACGCGTCGGCGCCCAagcacggccgccgcggcctcgcccgcctcctcgccgaccgcgtcgcccgcgccgtcgaGGAGCTGTACGAGGCCggggcgaggaggacggcggtgaTGGGGGTGGCGCCGCTGGGGTGCGCGCCGCGGGTGATGTGGGAGGGGCTGCACGTCGTGGATGGCCGGAGCTGCGTGGAGGAGGCGAACGAGCTCGTCCAGGGGTACAacgcgagggtggcggcgcggctggcggcgcTGCGGCCGCGGCTGCCCGGCGCCGACATCGTCTTCTGCGACATCTACAAGGGGATCATGGACATCATCACCCATCCTGCCAGATTCG GATTTGATGAGACGAGGAAGGCGTGCTGTGGGCTGGGCCCGTTCGGGGGTACGGTGGGGTGCTTGACGAAGGAGATGGTGTGCCCCACCCCGCAGCGACACGTGTGGTGGGACCTGTATAGCCCCACCGAGGTAGTCACCTCCCTCCTCGCAAACTGGTCGTGGTCAACGCCATCTCATTCCAACACCACCATCTGTCGTCCCATCACTTTGGAGATGTTGACCGG
- the LOC127758101 gene encoding uncharacterized protein LOC127758101 isoform X2 — MASKAIKRKPYTADIDRSEKQMETIIPDSVREPLLGNRTHESKSERHEPNMQPNLWDGKGQERLGWMHIISTFIAQSVRKIGNALSQFGPLLAKFFSRSCASHGSHDEQTVLLDLSPLQEERLRFLRQRLNVPFDSSSVKHQDALKELWRLAYPSRQLPPLKSDLWKEMGWQNSDPATDFRAGGFMSLENLIYFARNYPDSFHSLLHKAAGKRSEWEYPFAVAGVNISYMLVQMLDLQSGKMGTKMLDAQWLTRQASYMEFNEVLKSMRIQLEQELTIGSISCVQEMPSFRLLKR; from the exons atggCTTCAAAAGCCATTAAAAGGAAGCCTTACACTGCTGATATTGATAGAAGCGAAAAACAGATGGAGACGATCATACCAGATTCTGTAAGAGAACCTCTTCTAGGAAACAGAACTCATGAAAGCAAATCCGAG agacaTGAGCCTAATATGCAGCCAAATTTATGGGATGGAAAAGGACAAGAGCGCCTTGGTTGGATGCATATTATATCGACTTTTATTGCTCAATCTGTAAGAAAGATAG gaAATGCGCTCTCTCAGTTTGGACCATTGCTAGCAAAGTTCTTTAGTAGGTCTTGTGCTTCCCATGGTTCACATGATGAACAGACAGTTCTACTTGATCTCAGTCCACTACAG GAAGAGAGACTGAGGTTCTTGAGACAAAGATTAAATGTGCCATTTGACAGTTCCTCTGTCAAGCATCAG GATGCTCTGAAAGAACTTTGGAGATTAGCTTATCCCAGCCGACAACTTCCTCCTCTGAAATCAGATCTATGGAAGGAGATGGGCTGGCAGAATTCTGATCCAGCAACTGATTTTAG AGCAGGGGGGTTCATGTCCTTggaaaatttaatatattttgctaGAAATTACCCA GATTCCTTTCACAGTTTATTACACAAGGCGGCTGGTAAGAGATCTGAATGGGAATATCCCTTTGCAGTAGCTGGCGTGAACATATCTTATATGTTAGTGCAAATGTTGGATCTGCAATCAG GAAAAATGGGCACAAAA ATGCTTGACGCTCAGTGGCTCACAAGACAAGCTAGTTATATGGAATTCAAT GAGGTTCTAAAGTCCATGCGTATTCAGTTAGAACAAGAACTTACTATCGGAAGCATTTCTTGTGTTCAGGAGATGCCATCATTTAGGTTGCTAAAAAGGTAG